In one window of Ruminococcus hominis DNA:
- a CDS encoding DEAD/DEAH box helicase family protein: MANKLYAMEQLTEEVAKDVAASPQEWMRFLNTSSRLYKYTFPEQLLIYAQRPEATAAASMEIWNQKMYRWIKKGSKGIALIDNTSGPKTKLRYVFDVQDTYKVRNLGKDPQLWNLPMEGEQLVADYLQEQLSLEDTEGGLAESLHQAAKESMQEWLPDALEELRLDVTGTFLEELDEQNQEVEFRELMTNSVWYVLLNRCGLDVQEYLDAEDFRHITDFNQLKVLGHLGSAVNEISRPVLMQIGRYVLNDLENDLKTVAKEKEVAYNEFNTLIRESNTDNTEDREEKKEETDYERDQLQPERRVSDSRYQPGRDERNHRQVRNDAERVSEKSQGSQVQHSDTAEPSGQSSDGDRQPGKTESRRPDERTSGERSGTGQNGRRDGMDQTHEPDQGTGRGAGDSGDYLQLSLFPTEEEQLGEIRKAAAALEQPAAFLISDEVVNDILRTGSGQKNTLFHITARLIEGLDNEEMRSFLKDEYGTGGKGFTIDGQKISIWYDNDGIRIRRGDSARRNFDRMVTWEEAANRIRDMYEDGNYVDNLISNNAIEQEQEEMTNLLALHFRDTCRNWEKKQSYSDWQDVVSGAWTDQEEADAIVYRFEWLQKYMDENPGDYHRWEIQHNPEYFQRFQDLQRERSWVDQKFTVERPALSFITQDEIDAVLRRGGITAGGRNRIYEYFMEHHDMKDAAEFLKNEYGTGGSSPGIPGADASDASHDAKGLKLAKGKIGSPEVEVLLKWNKVAERVRQLIRTDDYLSPEEMEKYEERQEAQRLADLEEAQQMLGEQLEQDTLTAEDITDLRLVDSEYMSGTRTKIHDFDCKVKGEANRLQYTLEYHDDGEGFTIHTEKDDIWNRMSTQELERLDVKLGQEVLYYHYHNKTVNADTLDELREIREEIMEEESLYFTAISQRVWTDYDKKEKELSGEVEVSEEKESLEEINGISETIPATNFRITDDELGQGTAKEKFRANIMAIQLLKKCEDENRNATPEEQEILSRYVGWGGLADAFDETKSAWETEYLELKTVLTPEEYAAARASTLNAHYTQPIVIESMYQVLENLGFTKGNILEPSMGVGNFFGKLPENLNQSKLYGVELDSISGRIAKLLYPDANIQIKGFEKTDYPNDFFDVAIGNVPFGAYKVNDRQYDRYNFMIHDYFLAKTIDQLRPGGVAALITTKGTMDKASPEVRKYLAERADLLGAIRLPNTAFKANAGTEVSADILFFQKRESFTKEMPDWVNLESDANGITINKYFVQHPGLILGEMKEVSGPYGMETTCAPMEGADLELQLQEAVKHIKGSMVAAVDIEAELDEMPESIPADPNVRNYSYTVVDDQVYYRVNSLMNQVKMPAATAERVKGMVAIRDTVRELIAMQMEEFVTDEEIQKQQKKLNQVYDTYTAKYGVIGSNANKRAFSDDSSYCLLCSLEDLNEDGTLKRKADMFTKRTIKKAVAVTSVETATEALALSLNEKAKVDLPYMAQLTGKTEEKITEELVGVIFKNPLTDQWESGDEYLSGNVRDKLNTARTFAENHPEFTPNVRALEAVQPRDLEASEIEVRIGATWIEPSDYQEFMVELLHTPRYLAQKEIQVKFSEINGEWRITGKNADSPRNAFAYATYGTERANAYRILEDTLNLKDVRIYDKVVNDNGDEVRVLNKKETMLASQKQDALKAAFQDWIFKDQQRRERLVSVYNERFNSIRPREYDGSHLTFPGMNPEIELRSHQKNAVAHQLYGDNVLLAHVVGAGKTYEMVAAAMESKRLGLSQKNLFVVPNHLTEQWGAEFLQLYPGANILVATKKDFEPANRKKFCARIAMGNYDAVIIGHSQFERIPISDEKQEAMLQRQIDDLEMAIQSARYEQDGGRYTVKQIEKTRKTLQTRLEKLNQKEKKDQVVTFEELGVDHLYVDEAHSYKNAFLYTKMRNVAGIAQNEAQKSADMFNKCQYLDEITGGKGITFATGTPISNSMTELYVMQRYLQNSKLQNMGLGLFDSWASTFGEVVTSIELAPEGTGYRAKSRFARFYNIPELMNMFKEIADIKTSDQLKLPVPEAEYETVVLKPTEQQKEIVESLGERAEVVRNGGVDASVDNMLKITNDGRKLALDQRLVNELLPDNPESKISVCAEKSYEIWKGTAAQKSAQLIFCDLSTPKGDGSFNVYDDLKQKLMEKGVPEKEIAFIHDANTEAKKTELFGKVKSGQVRFLIGSTAKMGAGTNVQDRLIALHHLDIGWKPSDLEQREGRIIRQGNHNKKVHIFRYVTESTFDSYMWQLIENKQKFISQIMTSKAPVRSCEDVDEAALSYAEVKALATGNPAVKEKMALDVDVAKLKLLKANHMNNQYRLEDDIARNFPQQIAKLTEIIDSYKADIAHYSEHKSTDPEQFTMEIGGKVFTEKKEAGAALLAVCKDIKTVDAAMDIGNYQGFNMRIQFDGWSKEFILSVKHEAVSKVHLGADALGNITRINNLLDSYPEKLSEAQQRLETVYEQMANAKEEVGKPFPKEEELNQKLERLSELNALLNMDEREDAEAEVSESDEKEERPARGSIHEKLQICKEKSQRESETGKDNRKRDFGLE, from the coding sequence ATGGCAAATAAATTATATGCAATGGAACAGCTGACGGAAGAGGTGGCAAAAGATGTAGCTGCCAGTCCGCAGGAATGGATGCGGTTCCTAAACACTTCATCCAGACTGTACAAATATACTTTTCCAGAACAGCTTTTAATTTATGCACAGCGACCGGAAGCAACTGCCGCAGCATCCATGGAAATCTGGAATCAGAAGATGTACCGCTGGATCAAAAAGGGATCCAAGGGGATTGCCTTGATTGACAATACTTCCGGACCAAAAACAAAACTTCGGTATGTATTTGATGTGCAGGACACTTATAAAGTGCGGAATCTGGGAAAAGATCCACAGTTATGGAATCTTCCAATGGAAGGTGAACAACTGGTTGCAGATTATCTGCAGGAGCAGTTATCACTGGAAGATACAGAAGGAGGGCTTGCTGAAAGTCTGCATCAGGCAGCGAAGGAGAGTATGCAGGAATGGCTTCCAGATGCATTGGAAGAACTGAGACTGGATGTGACAGGGACATTTTTGGAAGAACTGGACGAACAGAATCAGGAAGTAGAATTCCGGGAACTGATGACCAATAGTGTCTGGTATGTATTACTAAACAGGTGTGGACTGGATGTACAGGAATATCTGGATGCAGAGGATTTTCGGCATATTACGGACTTCAATCAGCTGAAAGTATTAGGACATCTGGGAAGTGCAGTCAACGAGATCAGCAGACCAGTTCTGATGCAGATTGGACGATATGTTCTGAATGATCTGGAAAATGACCTGAAAACGGTTGCAAAAGAAAAAGAAGTAGCATATAATGAATTTAACACGTTAATTCGTGAAAGCAATACAGATAACACAGAAGATAGAGAAGAAAAAAAGGAGGAAACAGACTATGAGAGAGATCAGTTACAGCCAGAACGGAGAGTATCAGATTCCAGATATCAGCCTGGAAGAGACGAGAGGAACCATCGGCAAGTACGGAATGATGCGGAAAGAGTATCTGAGAAATCACAAGGTAGCCAGGTTCAACATTCTGACACTGCAGAACCGTCTGGACAGTCATCTGATGGAGATCGACAGCCAGGCAAGACAGAGAGTAGACGACCTGATGAACGAACTTCTGGAGAAAGATCCGGCACCGGACAAAATGGCAGACGGGATGGCATGGACCAGACACATGAACCAGATCAAGGCACAGGCAGAGGAGCTGGTGATTCAGGAGATTATTTACAGTTAAGTCTGTTCCCAACAGAAGAGGAACAGTTAGGAGAAATAAGGAAAGCGGCAGCTGCATTGGAACAGCCAGCCGCTTTTCTTATTTCCGATGAAGTGGTAAATGATATTCTCCGCACGGGAAGCGGACAGAAAAATACACTGTTTCATATTACAGCAAGACTGATTGAAGGTCTGGATAATGAAGAAATGCGGAGTTTTCTGAAAGATGAATATGGAACTGGTGGCAAAGGATTTACCATAGATGGTCAGAAAATCAGTATCTGGTATGACAATGATGGTATCCGTATCCGGCGAGGGGACTCTGCCAGAAGAAACTTTGACCGCATGGTTACGTGGGAAGAAGCAGCGAACAGAATTCGGGATATGTATGAGGATGGAAATTACGTGGATAATTTGATTTCCAATAATGCCATTGAACAGGAGCAGGAAGAAATGACCAATCTTCTTGCACTTCATTTTCGGGATACTTGCAGAAACTGGGAAAAGAAACAATCATATTCAGACTGGCAGGATGTAGTGAGTGGAGCATGGACAGATCAAGAGGAAGCAGATGCGATTGTCTATCGTTTTGAATGGCTGCAGAAATATATGGATGAGAATCCGGGAGATTATCACCGCTGGGAGATTCAGCATAATCCGGAATATTTCCAACGCTTTCAGGATCTTCAGAGGGAGCGTTCCTGGGTAGACCAGAAATTTACGGTCGAACGTCCGGCACTATCCTTTATCACACAGGATGAAATTGACGCAGTGTTAAGAAGAGGCGGCATTACTGCAGGAGGACGTAACCGAATCTATGAGTATTTCATGGAACATCATGATATGAAAGATGCAGCTGAGTTCCTGAAAAATGAGTATGGAACAGGTGGTTCCTCACCCGGAATACCAGGAGCAGATGCTTCCGACGCATCCCATGATGCAAAAGGATTAAAACTTGCAAAAGGGAAAATTGGCAGTCCAGAGGTAGAAGTTTTATTAAAGTGGAACAAGGTTGCAGAACGTGTTCGCCAGTTAATCCGCACAGATGATTATTTGTCACCGGAAGAAATGGAAAAGTACGAAGAACGACAGGAAGCACAAAGACTGGCAGATTTGGAAGAAGCACAGCAGATGTTAGGAGAACAGCTGGAGCAGGATACTTTGACAGCGGAAGATATAACTGATTTGCGATTAGTTGATTCAGAATATATGTCTGGTACCAGAACAAAAATCCACGATTTTGATTGCAAAGTTAAGGGAGAAGCGAATCGACTTCAATACACATTAGAATATCATGATGATGGAGAAGGTTTCACGATTCATACGGAAAAAGATGATATTTGGAATCGAATGTCAACACAAGAATTGGAACGTCTGGATGTAAAACTCGGACAAGAAGTACTTTATTATCATTATCACAACAAAACTGTAAATGCGGATACTTTAGATGAATTACGGGAAATCAGGGAAGAAATTATGGAGGAAGAGTCCTTGTATTTTACTGCTATTTCTCAACGTGTGTGGACAGATTATGATAAAAAAGAAAAAGAATTATCTGGAGAAGTTGAGGTATCGGAAGAAAAAGAATCTTTGGAAGAGATTAACGGAATATCAGAAACGATTCCAGCAACGAACTTCCGCATCACAGATGATGAGCTTGGACAGGGTACAGCAAAAGAAAAGTTCCGTGCCAATATCATGGCTATCCAGTTGTTAAAGAAATGTGAGGATGAGAATCGCAATGCAACACCGGAAGAACAGGAAATCTTATCCAGGTACGTTGGCTGGGGAGGTCTTGCAGATGCATTTGATGAGACAAAATCTGCATGGGAGACAGAATATCTGGAATTAAAGACCGTCCTTACACCGGAAGAATATGCTGCAGCCAGAGCTTCCACATTAAATGCTCATTATACACAGCCGATTGTGATTGAAAGTATGTATCAGGTGTTGGAGAATCTGGGATTTACAAAGGGAAATATCCTGGAGCCATCTATGGGAGTCGGGAACTTCTTTGGAAAGCTTCCAGAGAATCTAAACCAGTCCAAACTCTATGGAGTGGAACTGGACAGCATCAGTGGCAGAATTGCTAAACTTCTCTATCCAGATGCCAATATCCAGATCAAAGGCTTTGAGAAGACGGATTATCCCAATGATTTCTTTGACGTGGCAATCGGAAATGTGCCATTCGGTGCATATAAGGTCAATGACCGTCAGTATGACCGCTACAATTTTATGATTCATGATTACTTTCTTGCCAAGACTATAGATCAGTTACGTCCAGGTGGTGTAGCTGCGTTGATCACAACAAAGGGAACTATGGACAAGGCATCACCGGAAGTCCGGAAATATTTGGCAGAGCGTGCAGACTTGCTGGGGGCAATCCGACTGCCGAACACAGCTTTTAAGGCAAATGCAGGAACAGAAGTCAGTGCTGATATTTTGTTTTTCCAGAAGCGTGAGAGTTTCACAAAAGAGATGCCAGACTGGGTGAATTTGGAGAGTGATGCAAATGGGATTACCATTAACAAGTATTTTGTTCAGCATCCGGGATTGATTCTTGGTGAGATGAAAGAAGTGTCCGGTCCGTATGGTATGGAAACAACCTGTGCTCCAATGGAAGGAGCTGATCTGGAATTACAGTTACAAGAAGCTGTAAAACACATCAAGGGAAGCATGGTAGCGGCAGTAGATATAGAGGCAGAACTGGATGAGATGCCAGAGAGTATTCCGGCAGATCCGAATGTTCGAAATTACAGCTATACGGTGGTAGATGATCAGGTATATTACCGTGTCAATTCTTTGATGAATCAGGTGAAAATGCCTGCAGCCACTGCAGAACGTGTAAAAGGCATGGTTGCAATCCGTGATACCGTTCGTGAACTGATCGCCATGCAGATGGAAGAATTTGTCACAGACGAAGAAATCCAGAAACAGCAGAAAAAACTGAATCAGGTGTATGATACCTACACAGCAAAGTATGGAGTTATTGGAAGTAATGCTAACAAACGTGCATTTTCTGATGACTCTTCTTATTGTCTGCTGTGTTCCCTGGAAGACTTGAATGAAGATGGAACATTGAAGCGGAAAGCGGACATGTTTACCAAACGAACCATTAAAAAGGCGGTCGCTGTGACAAGTGTGGAGACAGCCACAGAAGCACTTGCTTTGTCCCTAAATGAAAAGGCTAAAGTAGATCTCCCATATATGGCACAGTTGACCGGAAAGACCGAAGAGAAAATCACAGAAGAGCTGGTTGGAGTTATCTTCAAAAATCCACTGACAGACCAGTGGGAAAGTGGAGATGAATATCTGTCCGGAAATGTTAGGGATAAATTAAATACAGCGAGAACTTTTGCAGAGAATCATCCAGAATTCACACCGAATGTCCGTGCATTGGAGGCAGTTCAGCCGAGAGATCTGGAAGCATCGGAGATTGAAGTGCGTATTGGAGCCACCTGGATTGAACCTTCGGATTATCAGGAGTTTATGGTGGAACTGCTTCATACGCCGAGGTATCTTGCGCAGAAGGAAATACAGGTAAAATTCTCTGAGATAAATGGTGAGTGGAGGATTACAGGAAAGAACGCCGACAGTCCAAGAAATGCGTTTGCCTATGCAACGTATGGAACGGAGAGAGCAAATGCCTACCGGATTCTGGAAGATACCTTGAATCTAAAAGATGTTAGAATCTATGATAAAGTCGTAAATGACAATGGGGATGAAGTGCGAGTTTTGAATAAAAAAGAAACTATGTTGGCATCACAAAAGCAGGATGCTTTGAAGGCTGCATTCCAAGATTGGATTTTTAAGGATCAGCAGAGGAGAGAAAGACTGGTAAGCGTGTACAATGAACGTTTTAATAGTATCCGTCCCCGTGAGTACGATGGAAGTCATCTGACTTTCCCAGGAATGAATCCGGAAATAGAACTTCGATCGCATCAGAAAAATGCAGTCGCACATCAGCTATACGGTGATAATGTGCTTCTGGCACATGTAGTAGGAGCTGGGAAGACTTACGAAATGGTAGCGGCGGCAATGGAGAGCAAACGTCTGGGATTATCTCAGAAAAACCTCTTTGTAGTTCCAAACCATTTGACGGAGCAGTGGGGAGCAGAATTCCTGCAGTTATATCCAGGGGCGAACATTCTGGTAGCAACGAAAAAGGATTTTGAACCGGCAAATCGAAAGAAGTTCTGTGCCAGAATCGCTATGGGAAATTACGATGCTGTTATTATTGGTCATTCCCAGTTTGAGCGTATTCCAATCTCTGATGAGAAACAGGAAGCCATGCTTCAGAGGCAGATTGATGATCTGGAAATGGCAATCCAGAGTGCAAGGTATGAACAGGATGGTGGACGTTATACCGTCAAACAGATTGAAAAGACAAGAAAAACATTGCAGACAAGGCTGGAGAAACTGAATCAGAAAGAGAAAAAAGATCAGGTAGTTACGTTTGAAGAACTGGGAGTGGATCATTTATATGTAGATGAAGCACACAGTTATAAAAACGCATTTCTTTATACAAAAATGAGAAATGTAGCCGGGATTGCACAGAATGAAGCACAGAAGTCGGCGGATATGTTTAATAAATGTCAGTATCTGGATGAGATTACCGGAGGAAAAGGCATTACCTTTGCTACGGGCACACCGATTAGCAACAGCATGACGGAATTATATGTTATGCAGAGGTATCTGCAGAACAGCAAATTACAAAATATGGGACTTGGACTGTTTGATTCCTGGGCCTCCACCTTTGGCGAGGTAGTCACGAGCATTGAGCTTGCACCAGAAGGAACAGGCTACCGTGCAAAGTCAAGATTTGCAAGATTTTATAATATTCCGGAACTGATGAATATGTTTAAGGAGATTGCAGATATCAAGACTTCCGATCAGTTAAAGCTTCCTGTGCCAGAGGCGGAATATGAAACAGTGGTGCTGAAACCAACGGAACAGCAGAAAGAAATCGTAGAAAGTCTGGGGGAACGTGCAGAAGTTGTCAGAAACGGAGGGGTAGATGCTTCGGTTGATAATATGCTGAAAATTACCAACGATGGAAGAAAATTGGCATTGGATCAGCGTTTGGTGAACGAATTATTGCCAGATAATCCAGAAAGCAAAATATCAGTCTGTGCAGAGAAAAGTTATGAGATCTGGAAAGGCACGGCAGCACAGAAATCTGCACAATTGATTTTCTGTGACTTGAGTACCCCGAAAGGCGATGGCAGCTTCAATGTTTATGATGACTTGAAGCAGAAATTGATGGAAAAAGGTGTACCGGAAAAAGAGATTGCTTTTATTCATGATGCAAATACAGAAGCAAAGAAGACGGAGCTGTTTGGAAAAGTGAAATCCGGGCAGGTTCGTTTTTTGATTGGCTCAACAGCAAAGATGGGTGCCGGGACCAATGTGCAGGATCGTCTGATTGCGTTGCATCATCTGGATATTGGTTGGAAACCATCTGACTTGGAACAGAGAGAAGGGCGTATTATCCGCCAGGGAAATCATAATAAAAAGGTTCATATCTTCCGATATGTAACAGAATCCACATTTGACAGCTACATGTGGCAGTTGATTGAGAACAAGCAGAAATTCATTTCTCAGATTATGACCAGTAAAGCACCTGTGCGAAGCTGTGAAGATGTGGACGAAGCGGCACTTTCCTATGCAGAGGTCAAAGCTCTTGCAACCGGAAATCCAGCAGTAAAAGAGAAGATGGCATTGGATGTTGATGTGGCAAAATTAAAACTTTTAAAAGCCAACCACATGAATAACCAGTACCGCCTGGAAGATGATATTGCAAGGAATTTTCCACAACAGATTGCAAAACTGACAGAAATCATTGACAGCTACAAGGCAGACATCGCTCATTATTCTGAGCATAAAAGCACAGATCCAGAGCAGTTTACTATGGAGATTGGTGGCAAAGTGTTCACAGAAAAGAAAGAGGCAGGAGCAGCACTTCTGGCGGTATGTAAAGATATTAAAACTGTAGATGCTGCGATGGATATCGGAAACTATCAGGGATTCAATATGAGGATTCAGTTTGATGGATGGAGTAAAGAATTTATATTATCTGTCAAACATGAGGCTGTCTCGAAAGTTCATCTTGGAGCAGATGCACTTGGAAATATTACCCGTATCAACAATCTGTTGGACAGTTATCCAGAGAAGCTTTCAGAAGCACAACAAAGATTGGAAACAGTGTATGAACAGATGGCAAATGCGAAAGAAGAAGTGGGAAAGCCATTTCCAAAAGAAGAGGAGTTGAACCAGAAACTGGAGCGACTGTCAGAGCTAAATGCATTGCTCAATATGGATGAACGGGAAGATGCAGAAGCAGAAGTATCTGAATCAGATGAGAAAGAAGAAAGACCGGCACGTGGTTCTATCCATGAAAAACTGCAGATTTGTAAAGAAAAGAGTCAGCGGGAAAGTGAAACTGGCAAGGATAACAGAAAACGGGACTTTGGTCTGGAATAA
- a CDS encoding DUF5688 family protein, which translates to MMNRKEFYEYVKDNVKEYLPESYKDAEIKLQEVEKNNGLKLTGITIPNGDQRIVPTVYLDSLYQEYIHGKDVDSCVGDVADMRIEAQGKAEFFDMGVPDILDYEKMKDKLQMRICDKEWNTDLLADKVVTEHGDFAAYYAVNLEENGEGISSIPVTVSLMNEWGVSAEQIQANAMVADRKRGVTLMDMNEIIKSMIFGEEPENLLNEKMDMEAMENPMFCLTNKAKMNGASLLLQEDIRKQIGECLGSDYFVIPSSIHEVLILPDNGIFQVPELNAMVQEVNETQVERQEQLSDKVQFCDKKTAVMENAERREARLEKEKAAEKVEVKGGIHGRLEKAKAEIKAKEADKVPKNKSKDLAAAL; encoded by the coding sequence ATGATGAACAGAAAAGAATTTTATGAATATGTCAAAGACAATGTAAAGGAGTATCTGCCAGAGTCTTATAAGGACGCAGAAATTAAACTTCAGGAAGTAGAAAAAAACAACGGTTTGAAGTTGACAGGTATTACGATTCCAAACGGAGATCAGAGAATCGTACCGACAGTCTATCTGGATTCCCTCTACCAGGAATATATCCATGGAAAAGATGTAGACTCTTGTGTTGGCGATGTGGCTGATATGCGTATTGAGGCACAGGGAAAAGCAGAATTTTTTGATATGGGAGTTCCAGATATTCTGGATTATGAAAAGATGAAGGACAAATTACAGATGAGAATTTGTGATAAGGAATGGAATACCGATCTTCTTGCAGATAAAGTAGTCACAGAACACGGAGATTTTGCAGCTTATTATGCAGTAAATCTGGAGGAAAATGGAGAAGGGATCAGCAGTATTCCGGTAACTGTTTCTCTGATGAACGAGTGGGGAGTATCTGCCGAACAGATTCAAGCGAATGCGATGGTGGCAGACCGAAAACGTGGTGTCACACTTATGGATATGAATGAGATTATCAAATCTATGATTTTTGGTGAAGAACCAGAAAACCTGCTGAATGAAAAAATGGATATGGAAGCCATGGAAAACCCAATGTTCTGTCTGACAAACAAAGCTAAGATGAATGGAGCTTCCCTGTTACTGCAGGAAGATATTCGTAAACAGATTGGGGAATGCCTGGGAAGTGATTACTTTGTCATCCCATCTTCCATTCATGAAGTGCTGATTCTTCCTGATAACGGCATTTTTCAGGTTCCGGAATTAAATGCGATGGTACAGGAAGTCAATGAGACACAGGTGGAAAGACAGGAACAGCTTTCGGATAAGGTTCAGTTCTGTGATAAAAAGACCGCAGTAATGGAAAATGCTGAGCGTAGGGAAGCTCGTTTGGAGAAAGAAAAAGCAGCCGAAAAAGTGGAAGTAAAAGGTGGAATCCATGGAAGACTGGAAAAAGCCAAGGCAGAGATCAAGGCAAAAGAGGCAGACAAAGTGCCAAAGAATAAGTCAAAAGATCTTGCCGCAGCATTATAA